One Candidatus Hydrogenedentota bacterium genomic region harbors:
- the bshA gene encoding N-acetyl-alpha-D-glucosaminyl L-malate synthase BshA, producing the protein MKIGITCHPSAGGSGIMATELGFALAERGHTVHFVTSEPPFRMKEYRQNLFFHYVDSVSYPLFRTPPYSLALATKISDVAEEYGIDVWHAHYAIPNAAAAIFANEMLPPDKQFGIVTTLHGTDITLVGSDPSFFRVTKFAMERSCAVTAVSQWLNDETMREFKLDRPIKTIYNFLDHSKFSTTPVKRCQLGCGDEKIIMHISNFRPVKRVTDVVRVFKRVLDRIDARLVMVGEGPERMAAVGVAKQLGISDKIKYLGNYENIESIIPCADLVIQPSEHESFGLVPLEAMACEVPVIATASGGIVEVIEHGVSGYLCEVGDIEQMTQCALEILTDEAKAKEMGRRGRERALSGFRRDDMVAQYEAVYEEVLAMRRGSALAARTA; encoded by the coding sequence ATGAAGATAGGAATCACCTGCCATCCGAGCGCCGGCGGTAGCGGCATCATGGCGACCGAACTGGGCTTTGCCCTGGCCGAACGCGGCCACACGGTTCATTTTGTCACGTCGGAGCCGCCCTTCCGCATGAAGGAGTACCGGCAGAATCTCTTTTTCCACTATGTGGACTCCGTGAGCTACCCGCTGTTCCGCACGCCACCGTATTCCCTTGCGCTGGCGACCAAAATCAGCGACGTGGCCGAAGAATACGGCATTGACGTGTGGCACGCGCACTACGCCATCCCCAATGCGGCGGCGGCGATTTTCGCGAATGAAATGCTGCCTCCGGACAAGCAATTCGGCATTGTCACGACGCTCCACGGCACGGACATCACGCTGGTGGGTAGCGATCCGTCCTTCTTCCGCGTTACGAAGTTCGCTATGGAGCGGAGCTGCGCGGTTACGGCGGTGTCGCAATGGCTGAACGACGAAACGATGCGCGAATTCAAGCTGGATCGCCCGATCAAGACGATCTACAACTTTCTGGACCACAGCAAGTTTTCGACGACGCCGGTGAAGCGGTGCCAGCTCGGGTGTGGCGACGAGAAGATCATTATGCATATCTCGAACTTCCGCCCGGTGAAGCGCGTGACGGATGTGGTGCGCGTGTTCAAGCGCGTCCTGGACCGGATCGACGCGCGGCTGGTTATGGTGGGCGAAGGCCCGGAGCGCATGGCGGCGGTGGGCGTGGCGAAGCAGCTGGGCATATCCGATAAGATCAAGTACCTGGGCAACTACGAAAACATCGAATCGATCATTCCCTGCGCGGATCTCGTCATCCAGCCAAGCGAACACGAGAGCTTCGGGCTGGTGCCACTGGAGGCCATGGCCTGCGAGGTGCCGGTGATTGCGACCGCCAGCGGCGGCATTGTTGAAGTCATCGAGCACGGGGTGTCAGGCTATCTTTGTGAAGTGGGCGACATCGAGCAAATGACCCAGTGCGCGCTCGAGATCCTGACGGACGAGGCGAAGGCGAAGGAAATGGGCCGCCGGGGGCGGGAGCGGGCGCTGTCCGGGTTCCGCCGGGACGACATGGTGGCGCAGTACGAGGCGGTGTACGAGGAAGTGCTTGCGATGCGGCGGGGGAGTGCGCTGGCGGCGCGCACAGCCTGA
- the bshB1 gene encoding bacillithiol biosynthesis deacetylase BshB1: MTVDVLAIGAHPDDADLGVGGLLCKVAATGRRAAILDLTAGELGSRGTVEERAAEAAEAARLLGVCERRNAGLPDGGVANTPEQRLAVIRTIRALRPKVLLAPMTPDRHPDHTAAHDLVRDANFFAGVHGIETGQPAYRAGTIYYYHAYEDFGPEPTRVVDISRVFAQKLEAVRAFRSQFYNPDYPGPETLVASKAFWERIAVRAAYWGGRIGVSHGEPLHGTIPVAMDLPPELENIP, from the coding sequence ATGACCGTGGACGTGCTCGCGATCGGGGCGCACCCGGACGACGCGGATCTGGGCGTCGGCGGGCTCCTGTGCAAGGTGGCGGCGACTGGTCGCCGCGCGGCGATTCTCGATCTCACGGCGGGCGAGTTGGGATCGCGCGGGACGGTGGAAGAGCGGGCCGCGGAGGCGGCGGAAGCCGCGCGATTACTGGGGGTCTGCGAGCGCCGGAACGCCGGCCTGCCGGATGGGGGCGTGGCCAACACGCCCGAGCAGCGGCTGGCCGTGATCCGGACAATCCGGGCGCTGCGCCCGAAGGTGTTGCTGGCGCCCATGACGCCGGACCGGCACCCGGACCACACGGCGGCGCACGACCTGGTGCGCGACGCGAACTTTTTTGCGGGGGTGCACGGCATCGAGACCGGGCAACCGGCGTACCGGGCCGGAACGATCTACTACTACCACGCCTACGAGGATTTCGGCCCCGAGCCCACCCGCGTGGTGGATATATCGCGGGTGTTCGCGCAAAAGCTGGAGGCGGTGCGGGCGTTTCGGTCGCAATTCTACAATCCGGACTATCCCGGCCCGGAGACCCTGGTCGCCTCGAAGGCCTTCTGGGAGCGTATCGCGGTGCGCGCAGCGTACTGGGGCGGCCGCATCGGGGTTTCGCATGGCGAGCCGCTTCATGGCACAATCCCTGTAGCGATGGACTTGCCGCCCGAACTGGAGAATATTCCATGA
- the bshC gene encoding bacillithiol biosynthesis cysteine-adding enzyme BshC: MAGLLDSYLAGAPELRAAYAAGPESVASHPIPARPWDAALVGEMRAYQARIGGTAQVEGGEGVIITGQQPGIFTGPLYTIYKAITAIRLAESLQRETGTPFVPVYWVGGDDHDFDEIRRVHLLSKTHTAVPLALAPLASAGARSIFQIPVDPALHGLVDEAARVATGSEFTEEVRAFLHKSLEASANLSEWHARLMARLFRDTPLVFFTPELPAARAAARPVFQREIESPLESTARVNEGGALLDAAGYGAQVVKAEDACNFFLEHGGQRCRVRYVEGRFLLPDTGDAFTPDTMLSLLDAAPDRFTANVALRCIVQQHLFPARAYVAGPGELAYWGQLKGLFAHFDVPMPVVYPRSRAVLTTLKTNKLLKKYGFRPDDFLESPGGREERALRASGSDPALEVLTRHRAALEAELDAMARDFGALGRAGKAAGDLAGSFGGQVRRGLDHLERTLLRADENRTASVRAQLDRLSAELAPERKPQERCYTIFSWVFQHGWGLVPRLIRELDPANHGVQEVEL; the protein is encoded by the coding sequence ATGGCGGGGCTGCTCGATTCCTATCTTGCCGGAGCCCCCGAACTGCGCGCCGCGTATGCGGCGGGGCCGGAGTCAGTCGCGAGCCATCCGATTCCAGCGCGCCCGTGGGATGCGGCGCTTGTCGGGGAGATGCGGGCATACCAGGCGCGCATCGGCGGAACCGCGCAGGTCGAGGGCGGCGAGGGCGTGATTATCACCGGCCAGCAGCCGGGCATCTTCACGGGCCCACTTTACACGATCTACAAGGCAATCACCGCGATCCGCCTGGCGGAATCCCTACAGCGGGAGACGGGGACGCCATTCGTGCCCGTGTATTGGGTAGGCGGCGACGATCACGATTTTGACGAGATTCGCCGCGTGCATCTGCTGAGCAAGACACACACGGCGGTCCCGCTGGCGCTGGCCCCCCTGGCTAGCGCGGGTGCGCGCTCAATATTTCAGATCCCGGTCGATCCCGCGTTGCACGGGCTGGTGGACGAGGCCGCGCGCGTGGCTACCGGCTCGGAATTCACGGAGGAGGTACGCGCGTTTCTGCACAAGAGCCTGGAGGCCTCCGCGAATCTCTCGGAGTGGCACGCGCGGCTGATGGCGCGCCTGTTTCGCGACACGCCGCTGGTATTTTTCACGCCCGAACTCCCCGCCGCGCGCGCCGCCGCGCGCCCTGTTTTCCAGCGCGAGATCGAATCGCCGCTGGAGAGCACCGCCCGCGTCAACGAGGGCGGCGCGTTGCTGGACGCGGCCGGATATGGCGCGCAGGTGGTGAAAGCGGAGGACGCCTGCAATTTCTTCCTGGAGCACGGCGGACAGCGATGTCGGGTGCGGTATGTGGAAGGCCGTTTTCTGCTGCCGGACACGGGCGACGCGTTTACACCGGACACAATGCTGTCGCTTTTGGACGCAGCGCCAGATCGCTTCACGGCCAATGTGGCGCTGCGCTGTATCGTGCAGCAGCACCTCTTCCCGGCGCGCGCCTACGTGGCGGGCCCCGGGGAACTGGCCTACTGGGGGCAATTAAAGGGGCTCTTCGCGCACTTCGACGTGCCGATGCCCGTGGTGTACCCGCGTTCGCGGGCCGTGCTGACCACCCTGAAGACCAACAAGCTGCTGAAGAAGTACGGGTTCCGCCCGGACGATTTCCTGGAATCGCCCGGAGGGCGTGAAGAGCGCGCCCTCCGCGCCTCGGGCTCGGATCCCGCGCTTGAGGTGCTTACGCGCCACCGGGCGGCCCTGGAGGCGGAGTTGGATGCGATGGCGCGGGACTTCGGGGCGCTGGGGCGCGCGGGCAAAGCCGCGGGCGACCTGGCGGGGTCCTTTGGCGGCCAGGTGCGGCGGGGGCTGGATCACCTGGAGCGCACGCTGCTACGCGCGGACGAAAACCGTACGGCCTCGGTGCGCGCGCAGCTGGATCGCCTGTCGGCGGAACTGGCTCCGGAGCGGAAGCCGCAGGAACGCTGCTATACGATTTTCTCCTGGGTCTTCCAGCACGGCTGGGGCCTGGTTCCGCGCCTGATCCGGGAGCTCGATCCCGCGAATCACGGCGTGCAGGAGGTGGAATTATGA